AACCGGACATCGGTCCAGAACATCACGCGCTGGAACAATCTCACCGACCCGAATGCTATCGAGGTCGGCCAGGTGCTGCGCGTGGCGCCGCCAGCGGGCAGCGTGACACCGGCCGGGCCATCAGCACCACCGGCCCGCACAAGCAGCGCGGATACCTCGGACTCGGCGCCATCGGCGGCCGCATTGACCAAGCCGGCGACCAGCATTTCGCTTATCTGGCCGGCGCAAGGCAGCGTGATTCGCGGTTTCGACGGCAAGAGTTCGAAGGGCATCGACATTGCGGGCGCGTCCGGCACGCAGATCGTGTCGGCTGCCGCCGGCACGGTAGTCTATGCGGGGAACGGGCTGCGTGGTTACGGCAACCTGCTGATCGTGAAGCACAGCGCCGACTACCTGACCGCGTACGCGCATAACCGCGCGCTGCTCGTGAAGGAGGGCCAGAGCATCGCGCAGGGTCAACCCATCGCGGAAATGGGCGATACCGACACAAATCGCGTGATGCTGCATTTCGAATTGCGCTACAAAGGTAGTTCGATCGATCCATCGCGCTATCTGCCGGCACG
This window of the Caballeronia sp. SBC1 genome carries:
- a CDS encoding peptidoglycan DD-metalloendopeptidase family protein, encoding MPQRFRLCGALRGLGLVKIIRRLTCLSLVAVLAACGSAPVGPGFYRVERGDTVSKVARANRTSVQNITRWNNLTDPNAIEVGQVLRVAPPAGSVTPAGPSAPPARTSSADTSDSAPSAAALTKPATSISLIWPAQGSVIRGFDGKSSKGIDIAGASGTQIVSAAAGTVVYAGNGLRGYGNLLIVKHSADYLTAYAHNRALLVKEGQSIAQGQPIAEMGDTDTNRVMLHFELRYKGSSIDPSRYLPAR